The proteins below are encoded in one region of Sinorhizobium meliloti:
- a CDS encoding ABC transporter permease encodes MKSVFADRQFNFLVATNVLVVALAVVFAGDTFLSLYNFQSMSAQVPELALLALGVMLAMIAGGGGIDLSGIALANLAGVGSYLLVRDWVSADEAPLAFSWLFAAMALLIGLAGGLLNGALIALAGLTPIIATLGTQLFFTGLAVAFTNGSAITLGYIEPLDNFGNTPVLGVPMCFTLFVVIAALIGVVLRFTPFGFKLYLMGSNAKAARYAGIPQRRMLLLTYTVCGVLASIAGIIIAARTSSVKWDYGSSYVLIAILIVVMAGVRPDGGYGRTVCVVLSATALQMLSSLFNFLDISNFFRDCAWGLLLIVFLATSRVDLRAYLSPRR; translated from the coding sequence ATGAAAAGCGTGTTTGCCGACCGGCAATTCAACTTTCTTGTGGCGACCAATGTTCTCGTGGTCGCGCTCGCCGTCGTGTTCGCCGGAGATACCTTTCTCAGCCTCTACAATTTTCAGTCGATGTCCGCTCAGGTTCCGGAGCTTGCGCTGTTGGCTCTCGGCGTGATGCTCGCCATGATCGCCGGAGGCGGCGGCATCGATCTGTCGGGCATCGCTCTCGCCAATCTTGCCGGGGTAGGTTCCTACCTGCTGGTGCGCGACTGGGTTTCAGCCGATGAAGCGCCCCTTGCTTTCTCGTGGCTGTTTGCGGCGATGGCGCTGCTGATCGGTCTCGCCGGCGGTTTGCTGAACGGTGCCTTGATTGCATTGGCCGGCCTTACGCCGATCATCGCCACGCTCGGCACGCAGCTATTTTTCACAGGTCTCGCTGTCGCTTTCACCAACGGCTCCGCGATCACCCTCGGCTACATCGAGCCCCTCGACAATTTCGGCAACACCCCGGTACTCGGTGTGCCGATGTGCTTCACGCTCTTCGTCGTCATCGCGGCCCTGATCGGCGTCGTGCTCCGCTTCACGCCTTTCGGTTTCAAACTCTACCTGATGGGCAGCAATGCCAAGGCCGCCCGTTATGCCGGCATCCCGCAGCGCCGGATGCTTCTTCTGACCTATACCGTCTGCGGAGTGCTTGCTTCGATCGCTGGAATCATCATCGCCGCCCGCACCTCCAGCGTGAAGTGGGACTATGGCAGCTCCTACGTTCTCATCGCTATTCTGATCGTCGTGATGGCGGGTGTACGGCCTGACGGTGGATATGGACGCACGGTCTGTGTCGTCCTCTCCGCGACGGCGCTTCAGATGCTGTCCAGCCTGTTCAATTTCCTCGATATCTCGAATTTCTTCCGCGACTGCGCCTGGGGACTGCTTCTGATCGTGTTCCTGGCAACGTCGCGCGTCGATCTCCGCGCATATCTTTCGCCGCGACGCTGA
- a CDS encoding bifunctional sugar-binding transcriptional regulator/dihydroxyacetone kinase subunit DhaK: MTIKTPSARKGAANRSGTIDASDAIPLRYGDDPYVWACWLYYEDGMTQGEIAEAMGVSRATVNSYLADAREKGIVNISIEPARLASLTIAQELKRHFGLTDCLVVPSDDNARPLIDRLGAAGAQALPKLLKSGDTLAVAWGRTVLSVGEHAGIASLQDMTVVQATGGTTASFAYTPELCASAVARAISARCVNITAPAVVKSPELLHMLLEEPLVQEQFATLARANRVLFGISSLRPNSTIHTSGFFESVSLQDYLAAGAVGVVAGRFIDERGRPVAGPLDHRTVGISLDLLRKIGTRIAVAGGFDKVPALLAALRGGYVNVLITDAATGHAILRADGVTALDAKLSHRPKLVQTPSSYRTHVKKFLNNPNEVVEEMLDGAVKAHEIYLQPINGSHRALVARNGPRPGKVGLVIGGGTGHEPCFLGYVGKGLADAVAVGNIFSSPPPDPIVQCAEAASGGEGVLFVYGNYAGDVMNFEMAAEIAEEKGIKVKTVLTTDDVASSPVEDREGRRGVAGNFFIFKIAGAACDRGLSLEACEAVTQKANLRTYTVGVALEPGSMPQTRRHNFEIGPDDMEVGMGIHGEPGVTRERIRSADEITDSIMDRIFKEMKTAPGERVAVLVNSFGATPLMELYILFRRVQQRLAAKDILIEANWIGHYCTSLDMAGASITILHLDQELSDLLHHPCETAFLKVN; encoded by the coding sequence ATGACGATCAAGACACCTTCTGCGCGCAAGGGCGCTGCCAATCGAAGCGGTACGATCGATGCTTCGGACGCGATCCCCTTGCGCTACGGTGACGACCCCTATGTCTGGGCCTGCTGGCTTTATTACGAAGACGGCATGACGCAGGGCGAGATCGCCGAGGCCATGGGTGTGTCGCGGGCGACGGTAAACAGCTATCTCGCCGACGCCCGCGAAAAAGGCATCGTCAACATTTCGATCGAGCCGGCGCGGCTGGCATCGCTCACCATCGCCCAGGAATTGAAGCGGCATTTCGGCCTGACCGACTGTCTCGTGGTCCCGAGCGACGACAATGCACGTCCATTGATCGATCGCCTCGGCGCGGCCGGGGCGCAGGCGCTTCCAAAACTCCTGAAATCCGGCGATACGCTCGCCGTCGCCTGGGGCCGCACCGTGCTTTCTGTTGGCGAACACGCCGGGATCGCTTCCCTTCAGGACATGACGGTGGTTCAGGCGACCGGCGGCACCACGGCCTCTTTTGCCTATACGCCGGAGCTTTGTGCCTCGGCGGTCGCCCGTGCAATTTCGGCCCGCTGCGTCAACATCACCGCGCCGGCGGTGGTCAAATCGCCCGAGCTCCTGCATATGCTTCTGGAAGAGCCTCTGGTTCAGGAGCAGTTCGCGACTTTGGCGAGGGCAAACCGGGTGCTTTTCGGCATCTCCTCTCTTCGGCCGAATTCCACCATTCATACCAGCGGTTTCTTCGAATCGGTCTCGCTGCAGGACTATCTGGCGGCCGGCGCCGTCGGCGTCGTTGCGGGCCGTTTCATCGATGAACGCGGCCGTCCGGTCGCGGGCCCGCTCGACCATCGCACGGTCGGCATCTCGCTGGACCTGCTCCGCAAGATAGGAACGCGCATTGCGGTCGCTGGCGGCTTCGACAAGGTTCCGGCCCTGCTCGCGGCGTTACGCGGCGGCTATGTCAACGTGCTCATCACGGACGCGGCGACCGGTCACGCTATCTTGCGGGCCGACGGCGTCACGGCACTCGACGCCAAGCTTTCGCACCGCCCGAAGCTTGTCCAGACACCGAGCTCCTATCGCACCCACGTCAAGAAATTCCTCAACAACCCGAACGAAGTCGTCGAAGAGATGCTGGATGGAGCCGTCAAGGCGCATGAGATTTACCTGCAGCCGATCAACGGATCGCACCGGGCGCTCGTCGCGCGCAACGGCCCCAGGCCCGGAAAAGTCGGCCTAGTCATCGGCGGGGGCACGGGGCACGAGCCGTGCTTCCTCGGTTATGTCGGCAAGGGTCTCGCCGATGCGGTTGCGGTCGGCAACATCTTTTCCTCACCGCCGCCCGATCCGATCGTGCAATGCGCCGAGGCCGCGTCCGGAGGCGAAGGAGTGCTCTTCGTCTACGGCAACTATGCCGGCGACGTGATGAACTTCGAGATGGCGGCTGAAATCGCCGAAGAAAAGGGCATCAAGGTAAAGACTGTCCTGACGACCGACGACGTCGCCTCCTCGCCGGTCGAAGACCGCGAGGGCCGGCGCGGCGTTGCCGGCAACTTCTTCATCTTCAAGATCGCGGGCGCGGCCTGCGATCGGGGCCTGTCGCTGGAAGCGTGCGAAGCCGTCACGCAAAAGGCGAACCTGCGCACCTATACGGTGGGAGTCGCGCTCGAACCCGGATCGATGCCGCAGACGCGCCGGCACAATTTCGAGATCGGCCCGGACGACATGGAGGTCGGCATGGGCATCCACGGCGAACCGGGGGTGACGCGCGAGCGCATCCGATCGGCGGACGAGATTACCGACAGCATCATGGACCGCATCTTCAAGGAGATGAAGACAGCACCCGGCGAGCGCGTCGCCGTTCTCGTCAATTCCTTCGGTGCGACGCCCCTCATGGAACTCTATATCCTGTTCCGGCGGGTCCAGCAGCGACTGGCGGCAAAGGACATTCTGATCGAAGCGAATTGGATCGGACATTATTGCACCTCACTGGACATGGCCGGCGCTTCGATCACCATTCTCCATCTTGATCAGGAGCTGTCCGATCTGCTTCATCACCCTTGCGAAACGGCCTTCCTGAAGGTCAACTAG
- a CDS encoding dihydroxyacetone kinase subunit DhaK — MQRFINNPDEVVEDTVKGFVKAHADIVRLGENPRVIVARGAPVAGKVGVVTGGGSGHEPAFIGYTGRNMLDAVAVGELFSSPTAKSFHDAMREADGGKGVVCLYGNYAGDNMNVKMAVKLAAKAGIEVATVVANDDVCSAPPEEREKRRGVAGEIFMWKIGGAKAAAGASLEEVRAAAQKAIDNCRSIGVGLGPCTLPAVGHPNFRIEPGTMEVGIGHHGEPGLRVEALKTAEEVAVDMCKIVLDDHDLPQGTEVAVLVSGLGATPLNELYILNDTIEREITARGLKIYRTFVGNYFTSLEMVGATLTVMALDEELKALLDVEVRCTAVL, encoded by the coding sequence ATGCAGCGTTTCATCAACAATCCCGACGAAGTCGTCGAGGATACCGTCAAGGGTTTCGTCAAGGCGCATGCCGACATCGTCCGCCTCGGCGAAAATCCGCGCGTCATCGTCGCAAGGGGCGCGCCGGTTGCCGGCAAGGTGGGTGTCGTGACCGGCGGCGGCTCCGGCCATGAGCCTGCCTTCATCGGCTACACCGGCCGCAACATGCTGGACGCGGTCGCCGTCGGCGAGCTCTTTTCCTCCCCGACGGCCAAGAGCTTTCACGACGCGATGCGCGAGGCAGACGGCGGTAAGGGCGTCGTCTGCCTCTACGGCAACTATGCCGGCGACAACATGAACGTGAAGATGGCGGTGAAGCTCGCGGCCAAGGCAGGGATCGAAGTTGCGACGGTCGTGGCCAATGACGACGTCTGCTCCGCGCCGCCCGAAGAGCGCGAGAAGCGGCGCGGCGTCGCCGGAGAAATCTTCATGTGGAAGATCGGCGGGGCCAAGGCGGCCGCCGGCGCGAGTCTCGAAGAGGTCCGTGCGGCTGCCCAGAAGGCGATCGACAATTGCCGCTCGATCGGGGTCGGGCTCGGCCCCTGCACCCTCCCCGCGGTCGGGCATCCAAACTTCCGGATCGAGCCGGGCACGATGGAAGTCGGTATCGGCCATCACGGTGAGCCCGGCCTGCGCGTCGAAGCGCTGAAGACCGCCGAAGAGGTCGCTGTCGACATGTGCAAGATCGTGCTGGACGATCACGACCTGCCGCAGGGCACGGAAGTGGCTGTGCTCGTCTCCGGCCTCGGCGCAACGCCGCTCAACGAACTCTACATCCTGAACGACACGATCGAGCGCGAGATCACCGCCCGGGGCCTCAAGATCTACCGCACCTTCGTCGGCAACTACTTCACTTCGCTCGAAATGGTCGGAGCGACGCTGACGGTCATGGCGCTCGACGAAGAACTCAAGGCGCTCCTCGATGTCGAGGTCCGCTGCACCGCCGTTCTCTGA
- the dhaL gene encoding dihydroxyacetone kinase subunit DhaL — protein sequence MQTFENARAGDIVLTLADRIIENRAYLSEIDGKIGDGDHGVNMAKGFGLAAERLKGKDASLAEALDTLGTVLMTEIGGSMGPLYGVMFTEFAQKIEGADAIDAAAYSRMLHAGLEGIRSIGSAKVGDKTLLDTLVPAVDAFDAATADGRPFAEALDALVSAAEAGRDSTRDLIARIGRASRLGERSLGVLDAGATSCAIILRELSHGARARLA from the coding sequence ATGCAGACGTTTGAAAATGCAAGAGCCGGCGACATCGTCCTCACGCTTGCCGACCGGATCATCGAAAACCGCGCCTATCTGAGCGAGATCGACGGCAAGATCGGCGATGGCGATCACGGCGTGAACATGGCCAAGGGCTTTGGCCTTGCCGCAGAACGCCTGAAGGGCAAGGACGCCTCGCTTGCAGAGGCGCTCGATACGCTCGGCACCGTGCTGATGACGGAGATCGGGGGCTCGATGGGGCCGCTCTACGGCGTGATGTTCACCGAATTCGCGCAAAAGATCGAGGGCGCTGATGCAATCGACGCCGCCGCCTATAGCCGCATGCTTCATGCGGGGCTCGAAGGCATCCGGTCGATCGGCTCCGCCAAGGTGGGCGACAAGACGCTGCTCGACACCTTGGTGCCTGCGGTCGACGCCTTCGATGCGGCGACTGCCGACGGCAGGCCCTTCGCCGAAGCGCTCGACGCACTTGTATCGGCGGCGGAGGCCGGCCGCGACTCGACGCGCGACCTCATCGCGAGGATCGGCCGGGCGAGCCGCCTCGGCGAACGCTCGCTCGGCGTGTTGGACGCCGGCGCCACCTCCTGTGCGATCATCCTCAGGGAGTTGTCCCACGGGGCACGCGCCCGGCTCGCCTGA
- the dhaL gene encoding dihydroxyacetone kinase subunit DhaL yields the protein MSESAVRRLIEVFEAISSAIEAERDHLSELDGAIGDADHGITMAIGFSAVTGELARTDAGSAGLSGVMTAAASAFLNAVGASTGPLYATAFRRAAQALEGRDTLDIEACSLLIQAVAAGIGERGKGQRGDKTMLDVWLPAADAAAQAVAAAKSTAAFWADVTAAAENGASATRSMVATKGRAARVGERSLGHMDPGAASAVLIIRAMAQTLREG from the coding sequence ATGTCGGAAAGCGCGGTGCGCCGCTTGATCGAAGTGTTCGAGGCGATCTCCAGTGCCATCGAGGCGGAGAGAGACCACCTGTCCGAACTTGACGGCGCGATCGGCGATGCCGATCACGGGATCACCATGGCGATCGGCTTTTCAGCCGTGACCGGCGAACTTGCAAGGACGGATGCAGGCAGCGCCGGGCTGAGCGGCGTCATGACCGCGGCGGCAAGCGCCTTCCTGAATGCCGTCGGAGCTTCGACAGGACCGCTTTACGCCACCGCCTTCCGCCGTGCGGCCCAGGCCCTGGAAGGACGCGACACATTGGACATCGAGGCTTGCTCTCTCCTCATCCAGGCGGTTGCCGCCGGCATAGGCGAGCGCGGCAAAGGGCAGCGCGGCGACAAGACGATGCTCGATGTCTGGCTTCCCGCCGCCGACGCAGCGGCGCAGGCGGTCGCAGCCGCCAAGTCCACCGCCGCCTTCTGGGCGGATGTGACCGCAGCCGCCGAGAACGGCGCCAGCGCTACGCGTTCCATGGTGGCGACGAAAGGCCGTGCGGCCCGGGTCGGAGAGCGCTCGCTCGGTCACATGGATCCCGGCGCCGCCTCGGCCGTCCTGATCATTCGTGCCATGGCCCAAACCCTGCGCGAGGGCTAG
- a CDS encoding PQQ-dependent sugar dehydrogenase, whose product MMRAAVFLALAAAVAVARHETATAQDSPRMLDTESGPVSVEVFAGGLEHPWGAALLPDGDMLVTERPGRLRLVSAEGAVGEPIEGVPDVFAQGQGGLLDVALDPDFATNRTVYLSFAEEREGGAATSVGRGRLNDDATALSDFKIIFRQEPAASGENHFGSRLAFAPDGKLFITLGERFDMQEAQDPANHLGTIVRLNPDGSIPDDNPFVGREGADEIWSYGQRNVQSAAIHPETDVLWTAEMGPMGGDELNIPEAGKNYGWPAVSWGRHYTGERIPDPPSRPEFAGSIHSWTPVISPSGMMFYTGDLFADWRGDLLIGGLSAGGIVRVQTDGQKVTGEEVLSLEARIRDLLQASDGSVLALIDAASGRILRLRPAN is encoded by the coding sequence ATGATGCGAGCAGCTGTTTTCCTGGCATTGGCGGCGGCGGTGGCCGTTGCGCGGCACGAGACCGCGACTGCGCAGGATTCGCCGCGTATGCTCGACACCGAAAGCGGGCCGGTCAGCGTCGAAGTCTTCGCGGGCGGCCTCGAGCATCCCTGGGGCGCTGCCCTTCTGCCGGATGGCGACATGCTGGTGACGGAGCGTCCCGGCAGGCTGCGCCTTGTTTCGGCCGAGGGAGCCGTCGGCGAACCGATCGAAGGGGTCCCGGATGTCTTCGCCCAGGGTCAGGGTGGGCTTCTCGATGTTGCACTCGATCCGGATTTCGCGACGAACAGGACTGTCTATCTTTCCTTTGCCGAGGAACGCGAAGGCGGCGCGGCCACCTCGGTCGGCCGTGGCCGGCTGAACGACGACGCCACCGCGCTTTCCGATTTCAAGATAATCTTCCGGCAGGAGCCGGCGGCTTCAGGCGAGAATCATTTCGGCTCGAGGTTGGCCTTTGCGCCGGACGGCAAACTATTCATCACGCTCGGCGAACGCTTCGACATGCAGGAGGCCCAGGATCCGGCCAACCATCTCGGCACGATCGTCCGCCTCAATCCCGATGGCTCGATACCGGACGACAACCCCTTCGTCGGCCGCGAGGGCGCCGACGAGATTTGGTCCTACGGCCAACGCAACGTGCAGAGCGCCGCCATCCATCCGGAAACCGACGTGCTTTGGACGGCAGAGATGGGACCGATGGGGGGAGACGAGTTGAACATACCCGAGGCCGGCAAAAACTATGGCTGGCCGGCGGTGAGCTGGGGCAGACATTATACGGGCGAACGAATTCCCGATCCGCCGAGCCGGCCCGAATTCGCAGGCTCCATCCATAGCTGGACGCCCGTGATCTCACCCTCGGGAATGATGTTCTATACGGGCGACCTGTTTGCGGACTGGCGGGGCGACCTCCTGATCGGCGGCCTGTCGGCAGGCGGTATCGTCAGAGTGCAGACGGACGGCCAGAAGGTGACCGGCGAGGAAGTTCTTTCGCTCGAGGCACGGATTCGCGATCTCCTCCAGGCTTCCGATGGCTCGGTGCTCGCGCTGATCGACGCCGCATCCGGCAGGATTCTGCGCTTGAGACCCGCCAACTAG
- a CDS encoding adenylate/guanylate cyclase domain-containing protein, with product MERKLAAIVAGDIVGYTRLMSEDESSTYAALRATFSGLIIPSVEKHGGRTFKTTGDGFLATFPSVNEALDAAIEIQNGFSEQPFDMRLGINLGDVIEADGDMFGDGVNVASRLEAMAEPGGIFVSEAVVRSADRNRSKLFYSIGRRHAKNIPEPFAVYAVRLDADEKNRRGWLGRIARGRRAALPYAIGAAALVLAAAATQAPEVRAVGADLAGSLARLAGGELADARPTVAVLPFDNMSGDAEQSYFADGLTEDIIASLARNPELQVIARNSTFALRGQAEDIRLIGERLGAGYVVEGSARRAGDQLRVVAQLIDARSGAHLWSRSYDRRVEDIFAVQTDLTAEIVSHLVSYVRESEVSNAAERPTENLQAYDLVLQARDRYKHGSKDAEALIAARALLHRALELDPGYAAARANLGMTYIVDFVQNLSGRATTTDAETGLSEARQAVRLDPNLAAGYQVLSFGLSATGDYPGAMQAAQRAVELNPNDPDSLMALAKAQVRFGSYDEAVQNAERARRLHPMAPEYYTYVYGQALYAAGRLDEADEVLRECLIRAPQEADCLLIRTAVLSQRGDVEGAQRTMARLTEVDPEFSLASERSMRRFGDSALMEQFLSRLAEANAPDVTSGFLHPRTQSRT from the coding sequence ATGGAACGTAAACTCGCAGCAATCGTCGCTGGCGACATCGTCGGCTATACCCGTCTGATGTCCGAGGATGAATCCTCGACCTATGCCGCCCTGCGGGCGACTTTCAGCGGACTGATCATACCTTCGGTCGAGAAGCACGGCGGCCGCACCTTCAAGACGACAGGGGACGGTTTTCTCGCGACGTTTCCGAGTGTCAACGAGGCGCTCGATGCCGCGATCGAAATCCAGAACGGATTTTCCGAGCAGCCCTTCGACATGCGCCTCGGCATCAACCTCGGCGACGTCATAGAAGCCGACGGCGACATGTTCGGCGACGGCGTGAACGTCGCGTCGCGGCTCGAAGCCATGGCCGAGCCGGGCGGCATTTTCGTGAGCGAGGCGGTGGTCCGCAGCGCCGACCGGAACCGCAGCAAGCTCTTCTACAGCATCGGCCGGAGGCACGCGAAGAACATTCCCGAGCCGTTCGCCGTCTACGCGGTGCGGCTCGATGCGGACGAAAAGAACCGTCGCGGCTGGCTTGGGCGGATCGCTCGTGGCCGGCGCGCGGCCTTGCCCTACGCCATCGGGGCCGCGGCACTCGTCCTCGCCGCTGCCGCAACGCAGGCGCCGGAGGTAAGAGCCGTCGGCGCCGACCTGGCCGGCAGCCTCGCGCGCCTGGCGGGCGGCGAGCTCGCCGATGCAAGGCCGACGGTTGCGGTGCTGCCCTTCGACAATATGAGCGGCGACGCCGAGCAGAGCTATTTCGCCGACGGGCTTACCGAGGATATAATCGCCAGTCTGGCGCGAAACCCCGAGCTTCAGGTGATTGCCCGCAATTCGACCTTCGCCCTGCGCGGTCAGGCAGAAGACATCCGCCTCATCGGCGAAAGGCTGGGTGCCGGCTATGTGGTCGAAGGCAGTGCCCGGCGCGCCGGGGACCAGCTTCGCGTGGTGGCGCAGCTGATCGATGCGCGCAGCGGTGCGCATCTCTGGTCGCGCAGTTACGACCGCCGGGTCGAGGACATATTTGCGGTCCAGACGGACCTCACGGCCGAAATCGTCTCGCATCTCGTTTCCTATGTGCGCGAGTCGGAAGTATCGAATGCGGCGGAACGGCCGACAGAGAACCTCCAGGCCTACGACCTCGTCCTCCAGGCCCGTGACCGCTACAAGCACGGGTCGAAAGATGCGGAGGCGCTGATCGCTGCCCGCGCGCTGCTTCATCGTGCCCTCGAGCTCGACCCCGGTTACGCCGCGGCGCGGGCGAATCTGGGGATGACCTACATCGTCGACTTCGTACAGAACCTCAGCGGCAGGGCGACGACGACCGACGCGGAAACCGGTCTCAGTGAGGCCCGCCAGGCAGTCCGCCTCGATCCAAATCTCGCTGCCGGCTACCAGGTCCTCAGCTTCGGCCTTTCGGCAACCGGCGACTATCCCGGCGCCATGCAGGCGGCACAAAGGGCCGTCGAACTCAATCCGAACGACCCGGACAGCCTGATGGCGCTGGCAAAGGCGCAGGTCCGGTTCGGCAGCTATGACGAGGCGGTGCAAAACGCCGAGCGGGCTCGCCGGCTGCATCCCATGGCGCCGGAATATTATACCTATGTCTACGGGCAGGCGCTCTATGCTGCCGGTCGTCTCGATGAGGCGGACGAGGTCTTGCGGGAATGCCTCATTCGTGCGCCGCAGGAGGCGGATTGCCTGCTGATACGGACGGCGGTTCTGAGCCAGCGGGGAGACGTTGAGGGAGCTCAGCGCACAATGGCGCGCCTGACCGAAGTGGACCCCGAATTTTCGCTCGCAAGCGAGCGCTCCATGCGCCGCTTCGGCGACTCCGCGCTGATGGAGCAATTCCTCTCCCGGCTCGCCGAAGCAAATGCCCCGGACGTAACGAGCGGTTTCCTTCACCCGCGCACGCAATCCCGGACCTAG
- a CDS encoding Thivi_2564 family membrane protein — protein MSVLISILITFLVVILVLYLVNRLPLDGRTKQIVQVIVIIIGILSLLRYLAVF, from the coding sequence ATGTCGGTATTGATCAGCATCCTGATCACCTTTCTCGTCGTCATACTGGTTCTCTATCTCGTCAATCGCCTTCCCCTCGACGGGCGCACCAAACAGATTGTCCAGGTCATCGTCATCATTATCGGCATCCTGTCGCTGCTGCGGTATCTTGCCGTGTTCTGA
- a CDS encoding substrate-binding domain-containing protein, giving the protein MSVYKKIAACTVALGALCAAQLAVAQDAPSVVIVVKVTGENWFTRMEEGVVAYGKDNPAVSTSQIGPAKADAAQQLRLIEDLVAKNVNAIAVVPMDPSALEGVFKRAMNRGIKIITHEADSLKNTQVDIEAFDNKVFGARFNEKLAECMGKSGKWTSFVGSLGSLTHVQWAGGGAENAKKYPEMELVSEKNESFNDANKAYEKAREILRKYPDIKGFQGGSAIDVIGIGRAVEEAGLVGKVCVVGLGLPKDTAKYLESGAVQSISFWDPKDAGYVMNKVAQLVIEGKEITDGMDLGVPGYNKVSVKKGPGDGIIVVGEAWVDVDKSNYSQYPF; this is encoded by the coding sequence ATGTCTGTCTACAAGAAGATTGCCGCCTGCACGGTCGCTTTGGGTGCGCTTTGCGCCGCCCAGCTTGCCGTCGCCCAGGACGCTCCCTCCGTCGTGATCGTCGTCAAGGTGACCGGTGAGAATTGGTTCACGCGCATGGAGGAAGGTGTCGTTGCCTATGGCAAGGACAACCCAGCTGTTTCGACGAGCCAGATCGGACCGGCCAAGGCCGACGCGGCCCAGCAGCTTCGCCTCATCGAAGACCTCGTCGCGAAGAACGTTAACGCAATCGCCGTCGTGCCGATGGACCCTTCCGCTCTCGAAGGCGTCTTCAAGCGGGCGATGAACCGCGGCATCAAGATCATCACGCACGAAGCCGACAGCCTGAAGAACACGCAGGTCGATATCGAAGCCTTCGATAACAAGGTCTTTGGCGCGCGCTTCAACGAGAAGCTCGCCGAATGCATGGGCAAATCCGGCAAGTGGACCTCATTCGTGGGATCGCTGGGCAGCCTCACGCACGTGCAGTGGGCCGGCGGGGGTGCAGAGAACGCCAAGAAATATCCGGAAATGGAACTCGTTTCGGAGAAAAACGAGTCCTTCAACGACGCCAACAAAGCCTACGAAAAGGCACGCGAAATCCTTCGCAAGTATCCCGACATCAAGGGCTTCCAGGGTGGTTCGGCCATTGACGTGATCGGGATCGGCCGCGCGGTCGAGGAAGCCGGCCTCGTCGGCAAGGTTTGCGTCGTCGGCCTCGGTCTGCCGAAGGACACGGCCAAGTATCTCGAATCGGGTGCCGTACAGAGCATCTCCTTCTGGGACCCGAAGGATGCCGGCTACGTCATGAACAAGGTTGCCCAGCTCGTGATCGAGGGCAAGGAAATCACGGACGGCATGGATCTCGGGGTGCCGGGTTACAACAAGGTATCCGTGAAGAAGGGCCCTGGCGACGGCATCATCGTTGTCGGCGAAGCCTGGGTCGACGTCGATAAGTCCAACTACAGCCAGTACCCGTTCTGA